Genomic segment of Peribacillus frigoritolerans:
GCTGAACATTCGCTCGACAATAATTGCAATATTTTCCCGATCAACAGAAGAGACCGTTTCATTGACCGGCTCAATATTGAGTTTACCAACGATGTCCCTCCGGACCTCATCGGTTGCAGTTGCTGTCAGGGCAAGAGTCAACGGATTGCTCAATTCACGCCTCACTTCTCCTAAATTCAAATAATCCGGACGGAAATCATACCCCCATTGTGAGATGCAGTGTGCTTCATCTATGACGAACAAGCCTATATCTATGGATTTCAAGGATTTTATCACACCATCCAAGCTTAGCATTTCAGGAGATAAAAAGATAAAACGATAACTATGCAACCGGTCGAAAGCTTTCCTTTTTTGATTTAATGTCAAAAAAGAGTTGAGGGTCAATACACTTTTTTCGCCACTCATCTTCAGTTGATCTGCCTGATCCTGCATTAATGATAATAACGGGGAGACAATTAGGACAGTCTTATTAAAAAGATAAGCCGGCAGCTGGTAACATAATGATTTACCTGATCCGGTCGGTAGCATCGCTAAGGTATGATTGCCGGACATCAATGATTCAACCACTTCCTTTTGTCCAGGACGGAATTCATCAAAACCGAATTTTTCTTTGAGGACTCGTTCTATATTCATCATCACTCACCTATTTTCGCAAGTACAAGTCTTATTTGGAAAAAGCTTATCTGTTTATTATCGACCATCTGCTTGATTGCTTTAAGCTTTTTCGTTCCAAGTTCCTTAATTGCTTCAGCAATTTTCCGCTCATCCTCGATAGTCACATAATCTGAAATCGGAAAACTCTTGTCCGATAAGACAATTTCTACGAGGTGATCTTCGATGGTGTTGACTTTCAATCTGCGGATTTCAGCTATTTCACCCAGACTTTTCCCTTCCTGGATGTATCGTAAAGTAGTCTTTGTAGATTGTGTCAAATGAGGATTTCCACTACTTTTCCAATCATTTGTTAATGTGGACAAGAGAGGGTAATCCTTTCCCGTTTCCATTTCAGCAAGCATTTGATGCAATGAGTCAAGGAAAGTAAAGCGAACATACTCTTCTTCTACGTCTTTCCTTTTTGCAATCTGTTCAAAGGTAAGTCCAATCCTGTTAATCCCGGTTATTTTCAAAATGAAAATGTCTCGTTTCATATCACTTTGACTTTCTAAAAGGGATATCAATTCATCATATAGGTGTTGGGCAATCAACGCTCGATCCTGACGATTGGCATGTAAAAATTCCTTTACGAAGAATTGGATTTTAGGATTTCTTTGTATCGGATAAAAACGTCTTTCATTGTGGACAATATGGGATATGGTTTGAATGAGTAAGTTTAACCTTCCCCAGAAAACCGGGGTGATATTGTGATACTTCCAACCATTTATATACGCCGGAAAAGGATTATTTTTAAAGTAATCGACTAATATTCCCTCTCCTTGCATACTAATTTCATATGCATCTGGTTTATCCGTTAAATTAATCAAGTCATGTTTAAGTAAATGTTCAATGTTTTGATTTAATTGCTGACGGGTAAATCGAGGTATTGTCCCAAAAATATCCGTTAGCCCGAATAAATGGGCATCCTGGATTGTTTGTGACGATTTCTTCCCCTGCAGCATATGGTATATAGCATAAATGGAGCGTTCGCCTTGAAATTTTTTTATCGCATATAGAATGATGGCCTGTAGATAATTATTCATGGGACTCACATCCTTGTTTCATTTAACCAATAAACCCATTGTAACAAATAACTGCAAAAATCGCCGTTATTATTAATGAATACAAGGGAAATTATGTGACTAAATGACGAATCATGGAAAGAACCAAGTTAATTATTTCGATGTTTTCCGTTGACATTGTGCTACATGATAGTTATTATCAATACAATTTCTATTGAAAAGTTTGGCATTGGGTCTTACAATAAGAAAGAGATAATAATCTGAAATAAAAAGATTATCAGTTGTCAATCAACTTAGGAGGGGTTATATTCATGGCTAAATTTACTATTGTGGATAAAGAAACATGCATAGCTTGTGGGGCTTGCGGAGCAGCGGCACCAGATATATATGATTACGATGACGAAGGGATTGCATTTGTTACCCTTGACGATAACGAGGGAATCGTTGAAATTCCTGATGTACTTATAGATGACATGATGGATGCATTTGAAGGATGCCCAACGGATTCTATTAAAGTTGCTGATGAGGCATTTGACGGAGATGCACTTAAATTCGAATAACGTACAAGCCATTTTCAATCGAAAATGGCTTTTCTTTTGCCATCTCCCCATACCAAAATTAAACAGGCATAAAAAAACAACCGAATACGAATCGGTTGTTTTTTATATCGTCAATGCTATTAAGCATTTTTATATAATGTTTGCTTATTGATCCATGTCTGTAATTTAATGAACAGCAACATGAATACAGATGTGATGAGTACGCCTTTTATCACATTGAAAGGCAAGATTGCCGTCGTAACGAGCTTTCTTGACTCGGGTGCCGACATTGCATCCCATCCCATAAAGAAAGTATAAGCCGGTAAAAAGACATAATAGTTTAAAACACTCATGAATACTGCCATGGAAACTGTCCCCGCAAGTAAAGCGAATGTCATCCCTTTTTTTGAATTGATTTTCTGAAATACATAATAAGTCGGCAAGACAAACAGTATTCCGGCTATAAAGTTAGCGATATGCCCCACAGGTACAGCAGTCAAGGTCCCTGTCATGACTAAATCCAATAGGTTCTTAATGAACTCGACTAGAATTCCAGCCATCGGTCCGAAAATTAATGCCGCCATCAGTGCTGGTATGTCGCTAAAATCAACATTGAGAAAAGGCGGGAATCCCGGAAACGGGAAATTTAAAAGCATCAATAAATAAGAAATGCTTCCCATCATGGCAAGTGTGACCGTTTTTTTCACTTTGTTCTTTTTCATAGGTCTCTCTCCTTCTTTTCCGATCTACCTGAAAAAGAGGTTAGGGTTCCAAAATATGTTGATGCTCAATAAAAAACCTTTAATTCCAATAGAATTAAAGGGATAAATTAAAGGTTACATCAAACAAACGTTCAGCAAATAACTGTTGAAACGCAATCAGGAACCTCCATCTTCTCCCATCCAGACTATACTGTCGGCTTTGGAATCGCACCAAATCCTGCCTTGTAAGGCTCGCGGGCTTAGAAGAGGAATTTCCTTCATCACCGCCGGTGGGGAATTTCGCCCCGCCCCGAAGATAGATCTATAAAATTTTTTATACTCCCCATTATATCTGAATTACCTGTTTTTTGATAGCACTTTTTTTCTCAGTTGATTCATTCAGGATGAATATCGATCGTCACAGTGAATGGCTTAAAACAAATAGTGGAGGCACAAAATTAAAATTCATAATATTGAAAATTATTTTTTATATTATTCAATCCTTGATGAAGCCATTTATATCGCGACATTAAACAGATGATCAGAAGATAACCATCCTATTAAGCGCTTACATCCATTTAAGCCAAATTGACATATTCAGCATTTCAATTGTAAAATTAACTGAAATTTAAGATAATTTTTTCCTAGGAAGGTGTTTAGACGTGTATCGGATTTTAGTAGCAGACGCCATTAAACCAGAAGGACTCGGACCGCTATCTGAGGCATCCAATATTCATCTCATTCAAAAGACCGTAGAGGAAGCTGCAAACGAACTTGATCAGATTGATGCAATTCTTGTAAGAAGTGCTACGAAGGTTTCGGAGGATTTAATGAACCGTATGCCGCAGCTAAAAATTATAGCACGCGCTGGTGTCGGTGTTGATAACATAGATATCCCCTCGGCGACAAAACGCGGGATTGTCGTGGTTAATGCACCTGACGGCAACACCATTTCAACAGCTGAACATACATTCGCCATGATGGCTTCATTAATGCGCCACATTCCGCAAGCTCATGCTTCACTGAAGAATGGGGAGTGGAAACGTTCTTCATATACGGGTACTGAACTGCGTGGTAAAACATTAGGAATAGTTGGCTTTGGACGTATCGGAGGGGAAATTGCCAAACGCGCTAAGGTATTCGGCATGGATGTCATTGTCTATGATCCGTTCCTTACTGTCGATCGTGCAAAGAAAATGTCCGTAACGGCCCTGCCGTTAGATGAATTGCTTCCTAAAGCAGACATCATTACTGTTCATACACCACTTACGAATGAAACAAGAGGATTAATCAATAAAGAAAAACTGCTTACCTGTAAAAAAGGGGTTTATGTACTGAACTGCGCCCGGGGCGGTATTCTGGACGAAGATGATTTATATGAAATGTTAGTTCAAGGACATGTTGCAGGGGCTGCACTGGACGTTTTCGTCGAAGAACCTCCACTTGGCCATAAACTGCTTGAATTGGATAGCGTCATTGCTACACCGCATCTGGGTGCTTCCACTAAAGAAGCCCAATTAAATGTTGCCGTACAGGTTGCCCAAGAAGTATTGACCTTTTTCGAAGGAAATCCAGTCTCAAGTTCGATCAACCTTCCAGCCATATCTAAAGAAGTGTTTGAAAAGGTACAGCCATTCTATCAACTTGTTCAGCAAATGGGATCCATTGCTTCTCAGTGCATGAATGAAGGAATTCAGGAGATCTCCGTTACGTATGCAGGTGAATCATTGGATTTCGATACAGCGATTCTTACAAAAAGTCTAATCTCTGGATTTTTCAGATCAAGAGTCGATGCATCAGTCAATGAAGTGAATGCCTTGTTGATCGCTAAAGAGCGTGGCATAACCGTTGGTGAAAAAATCTCTACAGACTCTTTAGGTTACTCGAATTTGATCAGCCTTAAAGTAAAAGGTGACCACCGTGAATTAACAATCAGTGGGACCTATATCGAAAATTACGGTTCTCGAATTGTAAGTTTGAATGGTTTCAAAATCGACTTTCATCCAGAACCGAATTTACTTTATATCCAGCATACCGATAAACCTGGTGTAATCGGTAACGTAGGTAAGGTCCTGGGTGATCACGGAGTGAATATCGCCACCATGCAGGTTGGCCGAAAAGAAGCTGGCGGGGAAGCCATCATGGTTTTGAGCTTTGATTTACCATTGGAAGATAACATGAAACAATTTTTAATGGAAACAGAAGAAATTACGTTTATGGCCCGTATTTCATTATAAGAAAAAAAGTGCCCGTCAGCGCGGGCACTTTTTTCTTAATGCAAGGGGCTTTTGCCAAATAGTCAGGGTGTTGATAACGTACCATCATTTAGTCTTGGCTTCCTGCATCAATTCACCTGGTTCGGTGCTTCGGGCACCAATATGTCTTCAGTTAAATTCAGCTGGCCCACCTCTTCAATAGGAGCATTTTCAAATTTCACTTTTTCAAAGCCAAAATCCTTAGCTATGAAGAGTATGGCTTCTAAAGCTTGAAGGGATTCCTCACTATTTTCAATAGCAGCTTGATCTGATAATTGAATGATCACAAGATTTCCTTTAGAGCTTATCCTTTCCCATTTCAGGTCAGGCGGGATTGCAGGTGAAATTCCCTCGATGTCTGCCTCCCCTTTTCCAGCTTGCAGCGCCTCCTCAAAGTCCTGATATCCCATATTGCTTGGAACAAGAAACCTTGGGGAGGACTCATCCTTTTGGTAAAGCAGGTATGTGCGATTTTTTTGATGAGGTATATCCACCTCCTTTAAATATCCCGCATGCGCAAACATCGCACCTTGCTTACCATCTGTAGAAAATGTCATTTTCTCTATATTATTATAGGAAAGCGTTACCTCCATCGAATGGAGAAAAAGTGTATCTTCATCCAATAGTTGGCTTTTTTCTTGAAAATCAATATGAGCAGTTGCCGTATCGTTTCCTTGGCTTATCTTTATATCAAGTGGAAAATAGTCAGATAGCCCATATCGCTCTTCATTAATATCGGACATTTGATTAACTAACTGTTTCAATGTATCATTTTGATTATAATGTTTGAGTTTCATTGAAACGGGAACGATGAAATTCATTTGATCATCTGGGATACCCATCGTAATTATCGATGCATTGTTTAGGTCATCTTGATAGATCGCTTGTGCAAAGTTTTTTTCCTTTTTCCCTTTTCCGGGTTCCATTTCTGAAACCTCGTCTTTGGATTCGATTTTTGCTTGCTTACTCGAAAACTCTTGATAATCCTGTTTATCTTCTGGAGGATTTTCTTTGTTGCTTGCATCCTGCCGTTCATGATCTGCCGTTTCCTTATT
This window contains:
- a CDS encoding helix-turn-helix domain-containing protein, coding for MNNYLQAIILYAIKKFQGERSIYAIYHMLQGKKSSQTIQDAHLFGLTDIFGTIPRFTRQQLNQNIEHLLKHDLINLTDKPDAYEISMQGEGILVDYFKNNPFPAYINGWKYHNITPVFWGRLNLLIQTISHIVHNERRFYPIQRNPKIQFFVKEFLHANRQDRALIAQHLYDELISLLESQSDMKRDIFILKITGINRIGLTFEQIAKRKDVEEEYVRFTFLDSLHQMLAEMETGKDYPLLSTLTNDWKSSGNPHLTQSTKTTLRYIQEGKSLGEIAEIRRLKVNTIEDHLVEIVLSDKSFPISDYVTIEDERKIAEAIKELGTKKLKAIKQMVDNKQISFFQIRLVLAKIGE
- a CDS encoding ferredoxin; its protein translation is MAKFTIVDKETCIACGACGAAAPDIYDYDDEGIAFVTLDDNEGIVEIPDVLIDDMMDAFEGCPTDSIKVADEAFDGDALKFE
- a CDS encoding ECF transporter S component → MKKNKVKKTVTLAMMGSISYLLMLLNFPFPGFPPFLNVDFSDIPALMAALIFGPMAGILVEFIKNLLDLVMTGTLTAVPVGHIANFIAGILFVLPTYYVFQKINSKKGMTFALLAGTVSMAVFMSVLNYYVFLPAYTFFMGWDAMSAPESRKLVTTAILPFNVIKGVLITSVFMLLFIKLQTWINKQTLYKNA
- the serA gene encoding phosphoglycerate dehydrogenase, giving the protein MYRILVADAIKPEGLGPLSEASNIHLIQKTVEEAANELDQIDAILVRSATKVSEDLMNRMPQLKIIARAGVGVDNIDIPSATKRGIVVVNAPDGNTISTAEHTFAMMASLMRHIPQAHASLKNGEWKRSSYTGTELRGKTLGIVGFGRIGGEIAKRAKVFGMDVIVYDPFLTVDRAKKMSVTALPLDELLPKADIITVHTPLTNETRGLINKEKLLTCKKGVYVLNCARGGILDEDDLYEMLVQGHVAGAALDVFVEEPPLGHKLLELDSVIATPHLGASTKEAQLNVAVQVAQEVLTFFEGNPVSSSINLPAISKEVFEKVQPFYQLVQQMGSIASQCMNEGIQEISVTYAGESLDFDTAILTKSLISGFFRSRVDASVNEVNALLIAKERGITVGEKISTDSLGYSNLISLKVKGDHRELTISGTYIENYGSRIVSLNGFKIDFHPEPNLLYIQHTDKPGVIGNVGKVLGDHGVNIATMQVGRKEAGGEAIMVLSFDLPLEDNMKQFLMETEEITFMARISL